From a region of the Bermanella marisrubri genome:
- the gspD gene encoding type II secretion system secretin GspD gives MKIRTYLAIALLLLSMPFQALAADDETWKVNLKDADIKAFITQVANITGYSFVIDPRVKGKVTIVSDTPMTQNEVYEMFQSVLAVHGFSAIPAGHIIKIVQQNDTKQEGGMPTTVNAPQSEQMITQVIQIKDTPALDLVPILRPMVAKYGHLAGVKSANALIVTDHASNVRRLEKIIQRLDGSGVSELEVVQLEEAWVGDIVDILTNLDPDKVSEGGKAREASGVAGRIRVVADERANRLIIQGEQSARERVKELIATLDRPSKFSGKASVIRLQHADSEELAELLKNLMGDVKDDKGKSQAGGSVSIHADTGLNALVVRAEPSVMSEIKEIVTELDVRRAQVLIEAAIVEVTGQVDDRVGVQTAALDQETGETPLVATDFANAGTSISQLITGIATGQPAISSGLTLGGVGQNGDTEFAFLVQALESVSNANLLSTPSIMTMDNHEAEIIVGQNVPFVTGSTSSTSNSNPFTTIKREDIGTTLKVTPHVQDGKFVRLSVEQSTESVAPTAVEGQADLITNKRSIQTQILAENGEIVMLGGLIRDAVQESESKVPFLGDIPIIGWLFRSTSESRVKQNLIVFLKPTVVLDKADNKKILRRKYDGIYDIDLSAIMGDDGIDEKLRKLFAR, from the coding sequence ATGAAAATAAGAACCTATTTGGCGATAGCGCTGTTGTTGCTATCCATGCCGTTTCAGGCGTTGGCTGCAGATGATGAAACTTGGAAAGTGAACTTAAAGGACGCAGATATCAAAGCGTTTATCACTCAGGTCGCTAATATCACGGGTTATAGTTTTGTGATCGATCCTCGCGTAAAGGGCAAGGTGACCATTGTTTCTGATACGCCCATGACACAAAACGAAGTTTATGAAATGTTCCAGTCTGTGCTGGCTGTGCACGGTTTTTCTGCCATTCCTGCTGGTCACATCATCAAAATAGTTCAGCAAAACGATACGAAACAAGAAGGTGGTATGCCCACCACGGTCAATGCTCCTCAAAGCGAGCAAATGATTACGCAAGTGATTCAAATTAAAGATACGCCAGCACTGGATTTGGTTCCTATTTTACGACCTATGGTGGCTAAATATGGTCATTTGGCCGGTGTCAAAAGCGCAAATGCATTAATTGTTACGGATCATGCATCTAATGTGCGCCGTCTTGAAAAAATTATTCAGCGTTTAGACGGTTCAGGTGTTTCCGAGTTAGAAGTGGTTCAGCTAGAGGAAGCTTGGGTTGGCGATATTGTTGATATCTTAACGAACCTTGACCCAGATAAAGTAAGTGAAGGTGGCAAAGCCCGTGAAGCCAGTGGTGTAGCTGGTCGCATTCGCGTTGTGGCTGATGAACGAGCAAATCGATTGATCATCCAAGGTGAACAATCTGCACGAGAGCGAGTTAAGGAATTGATCGCGACCTTGGATCGTCCTTCAAAGTTCTCTGGTAAAGCATCAGTGATTCGTCTTCAGCACGCGGACTCTGAAGAGTTGGCGGAGTTACTTAAAAACCTAATGGGTGATGTAAAAGACGACAAAGGTAAATCTCAAGCAGGAGGCAGTGTGAGTATTCATGCGGATACCGGATTGAATGCCCTGGTTGTTCGGGCGGAGCCTTCTGTTATGTCGGAAATCAAAGAAATTGTTACCGAGCTTGATGTGCGTCGAGCTCAAGTGCTGATTGAAGCAGCGATTGTTGAAGTGACTGGCCAGGTAGATGATCGTGTAGGTGTGCAAACTGCTGCACTGGACCAAGAAACGGGTGAAACACCATTAGTCGCTACCGATTTTGCTAATGCAGGCACCAGTATTTCGCAATTAATAACGGGTATTGCAACAGGTCAACCTGCGATCAGCTCAGGATTAACATTAGGTGGGGTTGGCCAAAACGGTGACACCGAATTTGCATTCCTAGTACAAGCCTTGGAGTCTGTTAGTAATGCGAATTTGCTCAGCACGCCTAGCATCATGACCATGGACAATCACGAAGCAGAAATTATCGTGGGTCAAAACGTGCCGTTCGTGACAGGGTCCACATCAAGTACATCAAATTCCAACCCATTCACTACCATTAAGCGCGAAGATATCGGTACAACTTTAAAAGTTACACCACATGTTCAGGACGGCAAGTTTGTTCGTTTGTCTGTTGAGCAAAGTACGGAATCGGTTGCTCCAACAGCGGTTGAGGGGCAAGCAGATTTGATAACGAATAAGCGTTCAATTCAGACACAAATTTTGGCTGAAAACGGTGAAATTGTGATGTTAGGTGGTTTGATTCGCGATGCCGTTCAAGAAAGTGAAAGTAAAGTGCCTTTCTTAGGTGATATTCCAATCATCGGTTGGTTATTCCGCTCAACCAGTGAAAGCCGTGTGAAACAAAACTTGATTGTTTTCCTAAAGCCAACGGTTGTATTGGATAAAGCAGACAATAAAAAGATTTTACGACGTAAATACGATGGTATTTATGATATTGATTTGTCAGCCATCATGGGTGATGACGGTATCGATGAAAAGCTGCGCAAGTTGTTCGCACGCTAA
- a CDS encoding Maf family protein, which translates to MPRLILGSSSPFRRELLEKLDLSFECDSPDIDETPLKNEKPEDMVARLAKAKAMAIAERNPQSIIIASDQCATLDGEIIGKPGDHENAVAQLQKASGRCVTFYTSLCVYNGQNEVSEEIVEPFYVYFRELNDQQIENYLQKEQPYNCAGSFKSEGLGISLFDRLEGSDPNTLIGLPLIQLIRMLEKFHIKVI; encoded by the coding sequence TTTCGTCGAGAGCTATTAGAAAAACTGGATCTTAGCTTTGAATGCGATAGCCCAGACATTGACGAGACGCCACTGAAAAATGAAAAACCAGAAGACATGGTGGCGAGATTGGCAAAAGCAAAAGCCATGGCCATCGCAGAACGAAATCCCCAATCCATCATAATTGCTAGCGATCAATGCGCAACCTTAGACGGCGAAATCATTGGCAAGCCAGGTGATCATGAAAACGCAGTAGCTCAACTACAAAAAGCCAGTGGTCGCTGTGTTACTTTTTACACGAGCCTATGCGTCTACAACGGTCAAAATGAAGTAAGTGAGGAAATTGTAGAGCCTTTTTACGTTTACTTTCGCGAGCTAAACGACCAGCAAATCGAAAACTATTTGCAGAAAGAACAACCCTACAACTGCGCAGGCAGCTTTAAATCGGAAGGCTTAGGCATTAGCCTATTTGACCGTTTGGAAGGAAGCGACCCTAATACATTGATTGGTTTACCGCTCATACAGCTCATCCGCATGCTAGAGAAATTCCACATCAAGGTCATCTAA